In Ruania zhangjianzhongii, the following proteins share a genomic window:
- a CDS encoding MFS transporter codes for MSSGQPGTQRAVPFRRLGGLTWAHFLNDGASNYLPGVLPAVLVTIGQPVQMAAVLVTALTVGQALQPVAGRIADRLGGKSLVLIGLAMTSVGGGLIGVVRSTWLLVVLLVLIGVGNAFFHPQAIASVRQMISGRQGLLTSAFLVGGELGRGLWPTIASLIVARAGLEYLWLVAVPGVLTLPFLVRWLPALPPKRARGPAIQLSVHARPMALLIGYQGVRMVGIYAFATFIPVLWSQRDQPLVAGASLITTMMTVGVIGNIGGGYLTDRIGSRATLIISAVGSAVLIVPTAYLTGPMAWAAAGLLGVMMFLSASTTVLLGQDIFAENPSMGSGIAIGLANGIGAVLVLVIGIWVGDSVQPVFWLLGLLSLASAALVPLFDRRLVG; via the coding sequence GTGAGCAGCGGTCAGCCGGGGACACAGCGCGCTGTGCCGTTCCGTCGCCTCGGCGGGCTCACCTGGGCGCATTTCCTCAACGACGGCGCCTCGAACTACCTGCCCGGTGTGCTTCCCGCGGTGCTGGTGACGATCGGGCAACCGGTACAGATGGCCGCGGTGCTGGTCACCGCCCTCACCGTGGGCCAGGCGCTGCAGCCGGTGGCGGGCCGGATCGCCGACCGCCTCGGCGGAAAGAGTCTGGTGCTGATCGGACTGGCGATGACCTCCGTGGGTGGCGGTCTGATCGGCGTGGTGCGCTCGACCTGGCTGCTGGTGGTGCTGCTGGTGCTGATCGGAGTGGGTAACGCGTTCTTTCATCCCCAGGCGATCGCCAGTGTGCGGCAGATGATCAGCGGCCGGCAGGGTTTGCTCACCTCGGCCTTCCTGGTCGGTGGTGAGCTGGGTCGCGGCTTGTGGCCCACGATCGCCAGCCTGATCGTGGCCCGCGCCGGCCTCGAGTACCTCTGGCTGGTGGCGGTGCCCGGTGTGCTCACCCTGCCGTTCCTGGTCCGATGGCTGCCCGCTCTGCCGCCGAAACGTGCCCGCGGGCCGGCGATCCAGCTCAGCGTTCATGCCCGACCGATGGCGCTGCTGATCGGCTACCAGGGCGTACGGATGGTCGGCATCTACGCCTTCGCCACCTTCATCCCGGTGCTCTGGAGCCAACGAGACCAGCCGCTGGTGGCCGGTGCCTCGCTGATCACGACGATGATGACCGTGGGCGTGATCGGCAATATCGGCGGCGGCTATCTCACCGACCGTATCGGCAGCCGCGCCACGCTCATCATCTCTGCTGTCGGCAGCGCCGTGCTGATCGTGCCCACCGCGTACCTCACCGGACCGATGGCCTGGGCGGCCGCGGGCCTGCTCGGAGTGATGATGTTCCTCAGCGCCTCCACCACCGTGCTGCTCGGACAGGACATCTTCGCTGAGAACCCGTCGATGGGCTCCGGGATTGCGATCGGCCTGGCGAACGGCATCGGGGCCGTGCTGGTACTGGTGATCGGCATCTGGGTGGGCGATTCGGTGCAGCCGGTGTTCTGGTTGCTCGGCCTCCTCAGCCTCGCCTCCGCAGCCCTCGTGCCGTTGTTCGACCGTCGTCTGGTGGGCTGA
- a CDS encoding SAM-dependent methyltransferase — protein sequence MTETTTDQAGTEDPLPLPGTGAMLTINSPLSEESVHRLARAATAHHPASILDYGCGWATMLLACLDQAPHARGVGLDVHQPDIVRGSAAAQARGLSDRVELRAAEAATNTDRADLLINLGAFHAFGTIGEALTALRGRRTEGGRLLFGCEYWVTPPTTDELAHMWPEASVADCDSLPEIADAALAAGWQILDLHDSTRAEFDAFDLGHLRERQEWLTRHPEHPEAGQISAEVTDWLRGHRRPMGFATFLLG from the coding sequence ATGACTGAAACCACAACCGACCAGGCCGGGACCGAGGACCCGCTGCCGCTGCCGGGCACCGGCGCGATGTTGACGATCAACAGCCCGCTGTCCGAGGAGTCCGTGCACCGGCTGGCCCGCGCCGCAACAGCGCACCACCCGGCATCGATCCTGGATTATGGCTGCGGCTGGGCCACCATGCTGCTCGCCTGCCTGGACCAGGCCCCGCACGCCCGCGGCGTGGGACTGGACGTGCACCAACCCGATATCGTCCGCGGGAGCGCCGCCGCGCAAGCCCGAGGGCTCAGCGACCGGGTGGAGTTGCGCGCGGCGGAGGCGGCCACGAACACCGATCGGGCCGATCTACTGATCAACCTCGGCGCCTTCCACGCCTTCGGCACCATCGGCGAAGCCCTGACCGCACTGCGCGGCCGCCGCACCGAGGGCGGGCGCCTCCTCTTCGGGTGCGAGTACTGGGTCACGCCGCCGACCACCGACGAGCTCGCGCACATGTGGCCCGAGGCATCGGTTGCCGACTGTGACAGCCTCCCGGAGATTGCCGATGCCGCGCTCGCGGCCGGCTGGCAGATCCTGGACCTGCATGACAGCACCCGGGCCGAGTTCGACGCCTTCGACCTCGGACACCTCCGTGAGCGGCAGGAGTGGCTCACCCGCCATCCCGAGCACCCGGAAGCCGGCCAGATCTCGGCCGAGGTCACCGACTGGCTGCGCGGCCACCGCCGCCCGATGGGATTCGCCACCTTCCTGCTCGGCTGA
- the rlmC gene encoding 23S rRNA (uracil(747)-C(5))-methyltransferase RlmC, which produces MQCGYYDSGRCRSCTLIETPYAEQLAGKDARARAAVATAGSGAVDWLEPVTSTESGFRNRAKMVVGGTVAAPTLGILGPDGTGVDLRWCGLHEEPIVTALGPLASFITTAGLTPYEVPSRRGELKYLLVTASPAGELMVRFVLRSTEALPRIRKHLPALQAALPHLVVASVNLQPAHAAVIEGDREIVLTETETLPFDLGDVVLHLRPQSFFQTNTAIATALYQRAQDWIHDLRVRTVWDLYCGVGGFALHLADSGRTVTGVEISDQAIASAQRSATDAGLSDQVSFAVGDSTNFATRAGEPPHLVVVNPPRRGLGTELASWLENSGVRHVLYSSCHVDSLAKDLTVMGSLHPVRAQVLDMFPQSGHFETLVLLRRD; this is translated from the coding sequence GTGCAATGCGGGTACTACGACAGCGGCCGATGTCGTTCGTGCACGCTGATCGAGACTCCGTACGCCGAGCAGCTCGCCGGTAAAGATGCGCGCGCCCGCGCAGCGGTGGCCACGGCTGGCAGCGGCGCAGTGGACTGGCTGGAACCGGTCACCTCCACCGAGTCGGGCTTCCGAAACAGGGCGAAGATGGTGGTCGGCGGAACGGTGGCGGCCCCCACGCTGGGCATCCTCGGACCGGACGGCACCGGCGTGGACCTGCGCTGGTGCGGGCTGCACGAGGAGCCGATCGTCACCGCACTCGGGCCTCTCGCCTCGTTCATCACGACGGCGGGACTCACCCCGTACGAGGTGCCGTCCCGTCGTGGAGAGCTCAAGTACCTCCTGGTGACGGCGTCCCCCGCCGGGGAGCTCATGGTCCGGTTCGTGCTCCGTTCCACTGAGGCGCTGCCGCGCATTCGCAAGCACCTGCCGGCACTGCAGGCAGCGCTTCCGCACCTGGTGGTGGCCTCGGTGAACCTGCAGCCGGCGCATGCCGCGGTGATCGAGGGTGATCGCGAGATCGTGCTCACCGAGACCGAGACGCTGCCGTTCGACCTGGGCGACGTAGTGCTGCACCTGCGCCCGCAAAGCTTCTTCCAGACGAACACCGCCATCGCGACGGCGCTCTACCAGCGAGCACAGGACTGGATCCACGATCTGAGGGTGCGCACAGTGTGGGACCTGTACTGCGGGGTAGGCGGTTTCGCTCTGCACCTGGCCGACTCCGGCCGCACAGTGACCGGGGTGGAGATCAGCGACCAGGCGATCGCCAGCGCCCAGCGCAGTGCTACGGATGCCGGCCTGAGCGACCAGGTGAGCTTCGCCGTCGGCGATTCCACGAACTTCGCCACCCGGGCAGGCGAGCCACCTCACCTGGTGGTGGTGAATCCGCCGCGCCGCGGCCTCGGCACCGAGCTGGCCAGCTGGTTGGAGAACTCCGGAGTGCGGCACGTGCTCTACTCCAGCTGCCACGTGGACTCCCTGGCCAAGGACCTCACCGTGATGGGCTCGCTGCACCCGGTGCGCGCGCAGGTGCTGGACATGTTTCCGCAGAGCGGCCACTTCGAGACTTTGGTGCTCCTGCGGCGAGACTGA
- a CDS encoding universal stress protein — MGLTVGFDDTEQGRDALELGVLLSQAFGRTLTVATVFPREDNGVLHGAADSQWRAAERAKADAVLAVARDRVGDRVPIETIALGPGSAARLLYQYAEDEQPSALVLGSSAQASFGLVSPGSTVERLLHGISCPVVVAPKGYTADPGLAGPIAVAYDGSEEAENAVEFAARLAAEAGAAIRVVAVAEGAMRSGLEEQVPAVAASLDVPATGEILPVRRSVAAVLSDLPGERPSALVCGSRGYGPVRQVFLGSVSVRVVRAAAYPVVVVPRP; from the coding sequence ATGGGACTGACCGTTGGTTTCGACGACACTGAGCAGGGCCGGGATGCGCTCGAGCTCGGCGTGCTGCTCTCCCAGGCGTTCGGCCGCACGCTGACCGTGGCCACGGTCTTCCCGCGGGAGGACAACGGGGTGCTGCACGGGGCTGCCGACAGCCAGTGGCGCGCGGCAGAGCGAGCCAAGGCCGACGCCGTGCTCGCTGTCGCGCGGGACCGGGTCGGCGACCGGGTGCCGATCGAGACGATCGCCCTCGGCCCGGGCTCAGCTGCTCGCCTGCTGTACCAGTACGCCGAGGACGAGCAGCCGAGCGCGCTGGTGCTGGGGTCCAGCGCACAGGCCTCGTTCGGCCTCGTCTCTCCGGGCAGCACGGTGGAGCGGCTGCTGCACGGGATCTCCTGCCCTGTGGTGGTGGCGCCGAAAGGCTATACCGCCGATCCCGGACTCGCCGGCCCGATCGCGGTTGCCTATGACGGCAGCGAGGAGGCGGAGAACGCGGTGGAGTTCGCAGCGCGGCTGGCAGCTGAGGCGGGTGCTGCCATCCGGGTGGTCGCCGTGGCTGAGGGTGCGATGCGGTCGGGGCTGGAAGAGCAGGTTCCGGCGGTGGCCGCCAGCCTGGATGTGCCGGCGACCGGTGAGATCCTCCCGGTGCGGCGCAGCGTGGCCGCTGTGCTCAGCGATCTGCCGGGGGAGCGGCCGAGTGCGCTGGTCTGCGGCTCGCGCGGGTACGGTCCGGTGCGCCAGGTGTTCCTCGGCTCGGTGTCCGTGCGGGTGGTGCGCGCTGCCGCCTACCCGGTGGTGGTCGTCCCGCGGCCCTGA